From the Caballeronia sp. NK8 genome, one window contains:
- a CDS encoding ClcB-like voltage-gated chloride channel protein: protein MLSFLLKLRTRAQRLFRLSDSHTMLVWAVVVGVAGAFATSVFREGIELLQRLLGNHSEGLVALARSLPWPVRIVLPAAGGLIAGFCLLIARKRASKNATTDYMEAVTIGDGVVPVWQSLWRSLSSLITISSGGSIGREGSMVQLAALVSSLIGRWVHFDPPRLRLLVACGAAAGITSAYNAPIAGAFFVTELVLGSMAMESFGPIVVSSVVANITMREFAGYHPPYEMPVFPAITGVEVLLFVVLGLLCGVLAPHFLRLLAASRKRFSMLPLPLPVRLALGGLIVGVISIWWPEVWGNGYEVVNSLLHEPWTWGALLTVLVFKLIATAATAGSGAVGGIFTPTLFVGAVLGCLYGIGVHAIWPDHTSAPFAYAMVGMGAFLAAATHAPLMAILMIFEMTLSYQVMLPLMLSCVIAYFIARTSEQTSMYEVTLRRNREEKERLRLAATQMRELVKPADTVVPLTANIKDMTRVFLEYPVKYLYVVDEGERFRGVVALKDITSDLLDEHDTKTKTAADYLQPQFDVLTPDMSLGEALQHFLAFQGERLPVIEKKTQPLLLGVVYKTSLLDAYFRLNPTSR, encoded by the coding sequence GTGCTCTCATTCCTGCTCAAGCTCCGTACACGCGCCCAACGGCTCTTCCGTCTGTCGGACTCGCATACGATGCTCGTCTGGGCGGTCGTCGTCGGCGTGGCCGGGGCTTTCGCGACGTCGGTCTTCCGCGAAGGCATCGAGTTGCTGCAGCGTCTTCTGGGCAATCATTCGGAAGGTCTCGTCGCGCTCGCCCGCAGCCTGCCGTGGCCCGTGCGTATCGTGCTGCCGGCGGCGGGCGGGCTCATCGCGGGCTTCTGCCTGCTGATCGCCCGCAAGCGCGCTAGCAAGAACGCCACCACGGACTACATGGAAGCCGTCACCATCGGCGATGGCGTGGTGCCCGTGTGGCAGAGCCTGTGGCGCAGCCTGTCCTCGCTCATCACGATTTCGAGCGGCGGCTCCATCGGCCGCGAAGGCTCGATGGTCCAGCTCGCCGCGCTCGTCTCATCGCTGATCGGCCGCTGGGTGCATTTCGATCCGCCGCGCCTGCGGCTGCTCGTCGCGTGCGGCGCCGCGGCCGGTATCACGTCGGCGTACAACGCGCCGATCGCCGGCGCGTTCTTCGTCACCGAACTCGTGCTCGGCTCGATGGCCATGGAAAGCTTCGGGCCGATCGTCGTGTCGTCGGTCGTCGCCAATATCACGATGCGCGAATTCGCCGGCTATCACCCGCCGTACGAGATGCCGGTCTTTCCGGCCATCACGGGCGTCGAAGTGCTGCTGTTCGTCGTGCTCGGGCTGCTGTGCGGCGTGCTCGCGCCGCATTTCCTGAGGTTGCTCGCGGCATCGAGAAAACGCTTCTCGATGCTTCCCTTGCCCTTGCCCGTGCGCCTCGCGCTGGGCGGGCTGATCGTCGGCGTGATCTCGATCTGGTGGCCCGAAGTTTGGGGCAACGGTTACGAAGTGGTGAACTCGCTGCTGCACGAGCCGTGGACTTGGGGCGCGCTCCTGACCGTGCTGGTCTTCAAGCTCATCGCGACGGCAGCCACGGCGGGCTCGGGCGCGGTGGGCGGTATTTTCACGCCGACGCTCTTCGTCGGCGCGGTACTCGGCTGCCTGTACGGCATCGGCGTGCACGCGATCTGGCCGGATCACACGTCCGCGCCCTTCGCCTACGCGATGGTCGGCATGGGGGCGTTTCTCGCCGCCGCGACGCACGCGCCGCTCATGGCGATCCTGATGATTTTCGAGATGACGCTCTCGTATCAGGTGATGCTGCCGCTGATGCTCTCGTGCGTGATCGCGTACTTCATCGCGCGCACGTCGGAGCAGACCTCCATGTACGAGGTCACGCTGCGCCGCAATCGTGAGGAGAAAGAGCGTCTGCGGCTGGCCGCGACGCAGATGCGCGAACTGGTCAAGCCCGCCGATACCGTCGTGCCGCTCACCGCGAATATCAAGGACATGACGCGCGTGTTCCTCGAATATCCTGTGAAGTATCTCTACGTAGTCGATGAAGGCGAGCGCTTTCGCGGCGTGGTCGCACTGAAGGACATCACGTCCGACTTGCTCGACGAGCACGACACCAAAACCAAAACCGCCGCGGACTATCTCCAGCCGCAATTCGACGTGCTCACGCCCGACATGTCGCTCGGCGAGGCGCTACAACACTTCCTCGCGTTTCAGGGCGAGCGGTTGCCGGTGATCGAGAAAAAGACCCAGCCGCTCCTGCTCGGCGTCGTGTACAAAACCTCGCTTCTGGACGCATACTTCCGTTTGAACCCGACTTCGCGCTGA
- a CDS encoding DUF2795 domain-containing protein, with amino-acid sequence MTDTHAKHALNDEPIDDEIAQVLRLVKYPANKDAIVDAAREAGVSNDVITLFDGLPEQDYKDADSVEQLLGSNGGPGISI; translated from the coding sequence ATGACCGACACGCACGCAAAACACGCCTTGAACGACGAGCCGATCGACGATGAGATCGCTCAGGTGCTGCGCCTCGTGAAATATCCCGCGAACAAGGACGCGATCGTCGATGCGGCGCGCGAAGCGGGCGTGTCGAACGACGTGATCACGCTGTTCGATGGCCTGCCGGAACAGGATTACAAGGACGCGGATTCGGTCGAGCAACTGTTGGGCAGCAATGGGGGACCGGGCATTTCGATTTAG